One window of Anaerolineales bacterium genomic DNA carries:
- a CDS encoding DNA polymerase III subunit alpha gives MAGTFTIALMYVHLTTHSAFSLQEGLMTPTDLVQAAKACGMSALGLTDHHLLTGTIEFVKACKDAGIQPVIGLEIDLEQGPLQLLATSTEGWSNLCRLSSVLALRDNPDAPCLLETLFQYSKDLIALCENPQGLQDGFEDRLYVPLRNVSSAGTLSTQARKLGLPTVVAHPVYYQTPEQARLQKTLAAIRLNQTVTTIPQHALIPADAWFMPPQLIEERFKEFPEALHATTEIAERCRFDLPLGKSQMPIVPLPEGLTATQHLRDKATAGAIELYGEITPQIQTRLDHELEVISHMGFEPIFLIVEDILNFARATGVPYSSRGSAASSLVAHCLGITSPDPLRLNLYFERFLNPARVTPPDIDTDLCSRRRDSVIRHVFDTYGTDKVAMVGTINRYRPRSALADVAKAYGLEPAKVRELANQLPHAWWARFEDSEDGEDAPSPFAELRTTHPNHQSIFDDAEAILKLPRHLSMHPGGVIVAPGLLTDLVPVMNSGGKGVVITQLDLDSVEALGLVKIDLLGIRGLTVVGDVAEFVQQRKPEQYATPLAVLDSTPSTDEATSIRIEKGETIGCFQIESPGMRATLREIHARTEDDIMAALALYRPGPLTGGLKDAFVRRFKGEEPVRHLHPALAPLLDETFGVILYQEQVLRIANELAGFSLAEADLLRRAMSHFDPGKKMQELERKFVSEVQARSGIPIETGERIWEMMAAFAGYGFPKAHAASYARIGWRSAWCKEYFPAEFMAAVLANWGGYYSQRVYLSEARRLGLKVRPPHVNYSRHQFSAQKMIDSEERALFMGLGQVKELTQRTIGRIIQHAPFYSLDDFLSRVDPRMQEAEHLAKIGALDGFGNIPAILKRLQTGGWQRDQMSLFAWSDASEEDWTLQQKVDAQLEILGASLEAHPLELVQEQIAGTLSTIDAVGKIGRRVTVAGVRQTSRRSRTAKGDLMLFLTIEDLQGTLDVILFPDVYRIAKSFLDSNPPLLITGVMEIDKEGGEPYLRAEKVASIP, from the coding sequence TCAATTACTGGCAACCAGCACCGAAGGCTGGTCCAATCTTTGCCGGCTGAGCAGCGTGCTGGCTCTGCGTGACAATCCCGATGCACCCTGTTTGTTGGAAACGCTTTTTCAATATTCCAAAGACCTGATCGCCTTATGTGAAAACCCGCAGGGATTACAGGATGGATTTGAAGATCGTTTGTATGTCCCCTTACGAAATGTGTCCAGCGCCGGCACATTATCCACGCAGGCACGCAAACTGGGATTGCCGACCGTGGTCGCGCATCCGGTCTATTACCAGACCCCCGAGCAAGCCCGATTACAAAAAACGCTGGCTGCCATCCGGCTCAATCAAACGGTCACTACCATTCCTCAACATGCCCTTATCCCGGCAGATGCCTGGTTCATGCCACCCCAACTCATCGAAGAACGCTTCAAGGAATTTCCTGAAGCATTACACGCTACAACAGAAATTGCGGAGCGTTGCCGTTTCGATCTGCCGCTTGGCAAATCCCAAATGCCCATTGTTCCATTACCGGAAGGTCTAACCGCCACGCAACATTTACGTGACAAAGCCACAGCTGGAGCCATAGAACTCTATGGCGAGATCACACCACAGATCCAAACGCGCCTCGATCATGAACTCGAAGTAATCTCACATATGGGCTTCGAGCCGATCTTCTTGATCGTCGAGGACATCCTGAACTTTGCGCGAGCAACAGGCGTACCCTATTCCTCTCGTGGGTCGGCAGCCTCATCTCTTGTTGCTCATTGTCTCGGCATTACCAGTCCTGATCCCTTACGCCTCAATTTGTATTTTGAACGCTTTCTCAACCCCGCACGTGTTACCCCTCCAGACATTGATACCGATTTGTGTTCCCGCAGACGTGACTCGGTCATCCGGCATGTCTTCGATACCTATGGCACTGACAAGGTGGCGATGGTGGGGACGATCAATCGCTATCGTCCACGCTCTGCGCTCGCGGATGTAGCCAAGGCATATGGTCTCGAACCTGCCAAGGTGCGTGAACTAGCCAATCAATTGCCGCATGCCTGGTGGGCACGCTTCGAAGACTCTGAAGATGGAGAAGATGCGCCTTCTCCCTTTGCAGAGCTGCGAACCACCCATCCCAACCACCAATCCATCTTCGATGACGCCGAAGCCATATTGAAACTACCCCGTCATCTTTCCATGCATCCCGGAGGTGTGATCGTTGCACCTGGATTGCTTACTGATCTTGTTCCAGTCATGAACTCGGGCGGCAAAGGTGTTGTCATCACCCAACTCGATTTAGACTCCGTGGAAGCTTTGGGATTGGTGAAGATCGATCTCTTGGGTATTCGAGGTCTCACTGTTGTTGGCGACGTGGCGGAGTTCGTGCAACAAAGGAAACCCGAACAATACGCAACACCACTAGCAGTCCTGGACTCTACGCCCTCCACCGATGAAGCCACCTCCATTCGCATTGAAAAGGGTGAGACCATTGGCTGCTTCCAGATCGAAAGTCCGGGGATGCGCGCGACCCTGCGCGAGATCCATGCCCGCACCGAAGATGACATCATGGCAGCTCTGGCGCTGTATCGTCCTGGTCCACTGACCGGTGGACTCAAGGATGCCTTTGTGAGGCGCTTTAAGGGCGAGGAACCCGTCCGCCATCTTCATCCAGCGCTTGCACCTTTGTTGGATGAAACTTTTGGAGTCATCCTGTATCAGGAACAGGTCTTGCGCATCGCCAATGAACTGGCAGGTTTTAGTCTGGCAGAAGCCGACTTGCTGCGGCGGGCGATGAGTCATTTTGACCCAGGGAAGAAGATGCAGGAGTTGGAAAGAAAGTTCGTATCAGAAGTACAGGCGCGAAGTGGGATTCCCATCGAGACTGGCGAACGCATCTGGGAGATGATGGCAGCCTTCGCCGGCTATGGCTTCCCCAAAGCCCATGCCGCCTCGTATGCCCGGATCGGCTGGCGTTCTGCTTGGTGCAAGGAATATTTTCCGGCAGAGTTCATGGCAGCGGTGCTTGCCAATTGGGGTGGGTATTACAGTCAGCGGGTTTATTTGAGCGAAGCCAGACGACTGGGCTTGAAGGTCCGCCCTCCGCATGTGAATTATTCACGGCATCAATTCTCGGCGCAAAAGATGATCGACTCGGAGGAGCGTGCGCTTTTTATGGGGCTGGGTCAGGTTAAGGAATTGACCCAACGTACGATTGGAAGAATTATCCAACATGCTCCATTCTATTCCCTCGATGATTTCCTTTCGCGCGTCGATCCACGCATGCAGGAAGCGGAACATCTCGCGAAGATCGGGGCATTGGATGGTTTTGGAAATATCCCCGCGATATTGAAGCGACTACAAACCGGCGGCTGGCAGAGGGATCAGATGAGTCTCTTTGCCTGGTCGGATGCCAGTGAAGAGGATTGGACCCTGCAACAAAAAGTGGATGCTCAATTGGAAATTCTCGGTGCCAGCCTCGAAGCCCATCCTCTTGAACTGGTGCAGGAGCAGATCGCGGGAACCCTTTCCACAATTGATGCCGTGGGTAAGATCGGTCGGCGTGTGACTGTTGCCGGGGTGCGTCAGACCTCGCGCCGCAGTCGGACTGCGAAAGGGGACTTGATGCTCTTCCTGACTATCGAAGACTTACAAGGGACTTTAGATGTGATTCTATTCCCGGACGTGTATCGAATCGCAAAATCCTTTCTGGATTCAAATCCACCTCTGTTGATCACAGGGGTGATGGAGATAGACAAAGAAGGTGGAGAACCTTATTTACGGGCAGAAAAAGTAGCTTCCATTCCCTAA
- a CDS encoding HEAT repeat domain-containing protein: protein MQNKMSIEDLYKNMNFDIGNLFSGIDLEHIAKRRNTFRTTWEKFRENPSDLTAVLRLIHAVFRVEQQEAIKDVLINPIVIDFAPLLLSLELEEKDEAFYTLNKEIDFDTINKEKASDTLIKWKQFLFGEQKANEGIQILENALKTGLDLPSIKSELYHSHYAWAQYEDPITKAKTKPSVRIEHLRRVIELGGTHDYIYKFMAEAYHENGDDEQARIHLSHAYKLNPELAGAVRISKALGFPQRSKFQGQSSTPKSSEYKYSKPAQIPSHAQINEWKQKGQWSNILEYANPYDYFPKILPKAREPLCQIADSLGSYADSKSIDALIVLLNFGYYWDVSFAAMTSLSKVGDEKVLAVLEKFEARTIGGRAILDESISYLKKRISYQTSSSNAVTPKELLDQSKKAFFKDENYQQARILLESLLPRIDKSDSKYLDVVILLARSCAETRDYGRAFELIKSIFSILPEKYQKPLSQEMASWFWSDLGFREYSPASDSDYCFALQADIEAVLAEEDAGEALYKLKSLTRNLEQLGAGNTIELIRTLIKTEAPGSEYVDHDRKNYIRKTNLSPIMKDFFAKLDEVIKTSVTEKIQKMLEGIELSDGFVAATITVEFDDDDVDDDSDDEEGSNNEFLLESD, encoded by the coding sequence ATGCAAAACAAGATGTCAATTGAAGATTTATATAAAAATATGAATTTCGACATTGGAAATTTATTTAGCGGAATTGACCTTGAACATATTGCTAAACGTAGGAATACCTTTCGAACTACATGGGAGAAATTTCGAGAAAACCCTTCTGATCTAACAGCAGTATTGCGGCTTATCCATGCTGTGTTTAGGGTTGAACAACAAGAAGCGATAAAAGATGTTTTGATTAATCCAATCGTAATTGATTTTGCGCCATTATTGTTGTCTTTGGAATTGGAAGAAAAAGACGAAGCCTTTTATACTCTAAATAAAGAAATAGACTTCGATACTATAAATAAAGAAAAAGCATCTGATACTCTAATTAAATGGAAGCAATTTCTTTTTGGTGAACAAAAAGCAAATGAAGGTATTCAAATTCTTGAAAACGCTCTCAAAACAGGTTTAGATTTGCCTTCTATCAAGTCTGAGTTATATCATTCGCATTATGCTTGGGCACAATACGAAGACCCCATAACTAAAGCCAAAACAAAACCATCTGTACGCATAGAACACTTGCGCCGTGTTATAGAACTTGGGGGTACACATGATTATATTTATAAATTTATGGCGGAAGCGTATCACGAGAATGGAGATGACGAGCAGGCTCGCATACATTTAAGTCATGCTTACAAGCTTAATCCAGAATTGGCTGGGGCAGTGAGAATTTCGAAAGCGTTAGGCTTTCCGCAAAGGTCAAAGTTTCAGGGTCAATCCAGCACTCCTAAATCATCCGAGTACAAATACTCGAAACCGGCGCAAATTCCATCTCACGCACAAATTAATGAATGGAAGCAAAAAGGTCAATGGAGCAATATCCTTGAATACGCAAATCCGTATGACTATTTTCCCAAAATACTACCCAAAGCCCGTGAACCTCTTTGCCAAATAGCAGATTCGCTCGGCAGTTATGCAGATTCAAAATCTATAGACGCGCTTATTGTTTTGCTAAATTTTGGTTATTACTGGGATGTCAGTTTTGCTGCGATGACCTCGTTGTCGAAAGTTGGGGACGAAAAAGTCCTTGCTGTATTAGAGAAATTTGAAGCAAGAACAATTGGCGGACGTGCAATTTTGGATGAAAGTATTTCTTACCTCAAAAAACGAATTAGTTATCAGACATCTTCGAGTAATGCCGTCACGCCAAAGGAATTACTTGACCAATCTAAAAAAGCATTTTTCAAAGACGAAAACTATCAACAGGCGCGGATTCTTTTGGAGAGTTTATTACCTCGAATTGATAAATCGGACTCTAAATATTTAGATGTTGTGATTCTTCTTGCTCGCTCATGCGCAGAAACCAGAGACTACGGCAGGGCTTTCGAGTTAATTAAGTCCATCTTCTCTATATTGCCTGAAAAATATCAAAAGCCTCTCTCGCAAGAAATGGCTTCTTGGTTCTGGTCAGATTTGGGATTTCGAGAATACTCGCCAGCCAGCGATAGCGATTATTGCTTTGCACTTCAGGCTGATATTGAGGCAGTGTTAGCAGAAGAAGACGCAGGCGAAGCACTTTATAAATTGAAATCACTAACAAGAAATTTAGAGCAGTTAGGCGCTGGTAACACCATTGAATTAATTAGAACATTAATTAAAACTGAAGCCCCAGGATCTGAGTATGTAGATCATGATCGGAAAAATTACATACGCAAAACTAATTTAAGCCCTATCATGAAAGATTTTTTTGCCAAATTAGATGAGGTTATAAAGACAAGTGTTACTGAGAAAATACAGAAAATGCTCGAAGGAATAGAACTTTCGGATGGTTTTGTTGCGGCTACTATCACTGTTGAGTTCGATGATGATGACGTTGACGACGATAGTGATGACGAAGAAGGTAGCAACAATGAATTTCTTCTAGAATCCGATTAA
- a CDS encoding type II/IV secretion system ATPase subunit: MFDIAGKTMKPVSEVRSSDEMERWWNVLAEEGRAKKAIESLQKSLTSTEIEVLARQVFEEVSLRAVDAGVSLPKEYILRLIGELSGMGPLLELIARSDIEDIAINLGHIYVYTTSNGWEHAGPAPDGIGDALRVMIDRAGQRAPTPDYPVADAMLQVMVPLVDGSVRRKGVRINYVMPPASPYGDTITLRVSNYRTASDLTQGSLALLCQNRLPPVPRPKFDPKDFPRGNGILTPEAANYLLSVMVHGGTLVIAGTTGSGKTFVGQRILQEMLDYYPRGAIRLFIVEDSNEIILNGWNGDGKTDTGNIIYTVTRPEIRGGPPPVTMYDLIRSALRSRPHGVVIGEARGAEAWELVRAAATGHGHSAFTIHATSAEHVWPRFLQVVQAHPDAARMSEIQIAQSFAEAVTAAVYIERNPQHGQIVREIVEVSTIVERTAARPSFSPLFKYEAGKGLVPTGNRPMRPGFRATDMNISEAIFKP, from the coding sequence ATGTTCGATATTGCAGGCAAAACAATGAAGCCCGTCTCGGAGGTACGATCCTCGGATGAGATGGAGCGCTGGTGGAATGTTCTTGCTGAGGAAGGACGTGCAAAGAAGGCGATTGAGTCGTTGCAGAAGAGTCTGACCTCCACAGAGATCGAAGTGCTGGCTCGTCAGGTCTTCGAGGAAGTGAGTCTTCGTGCCGTCGATGCGGGCGTCTCTTTACCCAAGGAATACATCCTGCGGCTGATCGGGGAACTATCCGGCATGGGTCCTTTGCTGGAACTGATCGCCCGTTCTGATATTGAAGACATCGCCATCAACTTGGGGCATATCTATGTATACACAACCAGCAACGGATGGGAACATGCCGGTCCCGCGCCGGATGGGATCGGCGATGCATTGCGAGTCATGATCGACCGCGCCGGGCAGCGCGCTCCGACACCCGATTACCCGGTTGCCGATGCCATGTTGCAAGTCATGGTTCCGCTTGTCGATGGAAGTGTGCGAAGAAAAGGTGTGCGTATCAATTACGTTATGCCACCCGCATCACCCTATGGAGACACGATCACCTTGCGTGTTTCTAACTATCGAACAGCATCTGATCTGACTCAAGGCAGTCTGGCATTGTTGTGTCAGAACCGACTCCCCCCTGTCCCACGTCCAAAGTTCGATCCGAAGGATTTCCCGCGTGGCAACGGCATCCTCACACCCGAAGCTGCGAACTATTTATTGAGTGTCATGGTGCATGGGGGGACGCTCGTCATCGCTGGCACAACGGGTTCGGGCAAGACCTTTGTGGGGCAAAGAATTCTGCAGGAGATGCTGGATTATTACCCGCGTGGCGCGATCCGTTTGTTTATCGTGGAAGACAGTAATGAAATTATCCTCAATGGTTGGAACGGCGATGGCAAAACTGATACGGGCAACATTATCTATACTGTGACCCGCCCTGAAATTCGTGGTGGACCACCTCCGGTCACCATGTATGACCTGATCCGTTCTGCTTTGCGTTCCCGTCCGCATGGGGTCGTGATCGGCGAAGCGCGTGGAGCCGAAGCATGGGAATTGGTCCGTGCCGCCGCGACCGGGCATGGACATTCTGCTTTCACCATCCACGCCACCAGCGCCGAGCATGTCTGGCCGCGCTTTTTGCAGGTGGTGCAGGCGCATCCGGATGCAGCGCGCATGTCCGAGATCCAGATCGCGCAGTCCTTTGCGGAAGCGGTAACGGCAGCCGTGTACATAGAGCGCAATCCACAACATGGACAGATCGTGCGTGAGATCGTGGAGGTCTCCACCATCGTAGAACGGACTGCTGCACGTCCCTCGTTTTCCCCGTTGTTCAAGTATGAAGCCGGCAAGGGACTCGTTCCCACCGGCAATCGTCCCATGCGTCCTGGCTTTCGTGCCACGGACATGAATATTTCTGAAGCCATATTCAAACCATAG
- a CDS encoding ParA family protein: MASWANGVGVPSIAYPPSDVDINKLYEEMRRADAGNLAADDQYRRAVLGSDMSAHIQSGMAVRKIAITSPKGGTGKTTVAVNLAVALALSGITTYLVDADGNAGALQYHMRMERVNTTMIGLLRREIAKANKGVMGDVASGAAYLNAFTPLENLPTLRVLPGLITDDLGDEVLQQEGKVAEVIQGLYEAGVAAGGVVIMDVGINPAHVVHRAALKAAEGIAIVIKPEIPDLAETRRWIARMINSLASVVGKGSAHEFVGSRVKLCYNQVVGDGFKAAHKMLQQALSEDKIELALIPNGIIPIVDPRLAAQAVNSDRREDVLIWRYKKEKLEELGPFADSLLGFASHFVPAVREGASRIGLLPNAPKKRSWFGKG; this comes from the coding sequence ATGGCGTCCTGGGCGAATGGTGTTGGCGTTCCTTCCATTGCCTATCCTCCTTCGGATGTGGACATCAATAAACTCTATGAAGAGATGCGTCGTGCAGATGCTGGTAATCTGGCGGCAGATGATCAGTATCGCCGTGCGGTGCTGGGCAGCGACATGTCGGCGCACATTCAATCCGGCATGGCGGTGCGCAAGATCGCGATTACATCGCCGAAAGGCGGTACGGGTAAGACAACGGTAGCGGTGAACCTGGCAGTGGCATTGGCTCTTAGTGGTATCACCACCTATCTTGTGGATGCCGATGGCAACGCCGGCGCTTTGCAATATCACATGCGCATGGAACGGGTCAATACGACCATGATCGGTCTCTTGCGCCGTGAGATCGCCAAAGCCAACAAAGGCGTGATGGGCGACGTGGCATCGGGAGCAGCGTATCTCAATGCCTTCACTCCGTTGGAAAATCTACCGACCTTGAGAGTCCTACCAGGTCTCATCACTGATGATCTTGGAGATGAAGTTCTGCAACAGGAAGGTAAAGTCGCAGAGGTAATTCAAGGGTTGTATGAGGCAGGAGTTGCCGCGGGTGGTGTGGTCATCATGGATGTCGGTATCAACCCGGCGCATGTCGTGCATCGTGCCGCCTTGAAAGCCGCCGAAGGCATTGCCATTGTGATCAAGCCGGAAATTCCCGATCTTGCAGAAACGCGCCGCTGGATCGCACGCATGATCAACTCTCTGGCAAGTGTGGTCGGCAAGGGCAGTGCCCATGAATTCGTTGGGAGTCGCGTCAAGCTCTGCTACAACCAGGTCGTGGGCGATGGTTTCAAGGCGGCACACAAGATGTTGCAACAAGCTTTGAGTGAGGACAAGATCGAACTCGCCTTGATCCCAAATGGCATCATTCCCATTGTCGATCCACGCCTCGCTGCCCAAGCTGTGAACTCGGATCGGCGTGAGGATGTTTTGATCTGGCGCTACAAGAAGGAGAAGTTGGAGGAACTCGGACCGTTCGCCGATTCATTATTGGGTTTTGCTTCCCACTTTGTGCCCGCTGTGCGTGAAGGCGCATCCCGCATTGGGCTATTGCCGAACGCTCCGAAAAAACGTAGTTGGTTTGGGAAAGGGTAG